A region of Paenibacillus sp. 37 DNA encodes the following proteins:
- a CDS encoding DedA family protein, translated as MTEWITQFILFFKDLSYAGLVIALSFEFVPAELVLPMAGYWVYLGDMKLWLAILAGTVGGTFGPLTLYALGRYGGRPMVEKYGKYFLIRPHHLDASDTFFEKYGSGVAFYGRFVPGIRTVISIPCGMAKMNVFKFSLFTFLAMLPITSLYIYLGFKLGSQWEHVDEIVKPYIVPAAVIFLGAFGLYVLLKRWKRRTALNKS; from the coding sequence ATGACGGAGTGGATCACGCAATTTATACTTTTTTTCAAAGATTTGTCATATGCAGGTCTCGTTATTGCCTTGTCGTTTGAATTCGTACCCGCTGAACTCGTGCTGCCCATGGCGGGATATTGGGTGTACCTTGGAGATATGAAGCTGTGGCTGGCTATACTGGCGGGTACCGTAGGCGGAACGTTTGGACCTCTGACATTATATGCCCTGGGACGTTACGGCGGCAGACCGATGGTTGAAAAATACGGCAAGTATTTCTTGATTCGCCCCCACCATCTGGACGCTTCCGATACATTCTTCGAGAAATATGGCAGCGGGGTCGCTTTCTATGGACGTTTTGTCCCCGGCATTCGGACTGTCATCTCCATCCCTTGTGGAATGGCGAAGATGAATGTGTTCAAATTCAGTCTCTTTACATTCTTGGCCATGCTTCCAATTACCTCATTGTACATCTACTTAGGCTTCAAATTAGGCTCTCAATGGGAACATGTGGATGAGATTGTTAAACCTTATATCGTTCCGGCAGCGGTGATATTCTTAGGAGCTTTTGGATTGTACGTGCTTTTGAAACGTTGGAAAAGAAGAACGGCTTTGAACAAGTCATAG